A stretch of Dietzia lutea DNA encodes these proteins:
- a CDS encoding MBL fold metallo-hydrolase, translated as MQIVGFPAGMFQTNCYIVSDDAGDCVIVDPGQDAEEQVRRQISEAGLRPRAVLLTHGHLDHIWNARQVADHYRIPAYIHPDDRPMLSDPGKGLSLDLSAMLKDMTFTEPAEVVEVFDGDTLRFGSMTFDVDHAPGHSPGSVSFRITVQTEEGPRMVVLGGDVLFQDGVGRTDLPAGDTEVLMQSIAKKFLVLDDDAVVLPGHGPSTTIGRERRSNPFLRDL; from the coding sequence GTGCAGATCGTCGGTTTCCCCGCCGGGATGTTCCAGACCAACTGCTACATCGTGTCCGACGACGCGGGGGACTGCGTGATCGTGGACCCGGGCCAGGACGCCGAGGAGCAGGTGCGGCGCCAGATCTCGGAGGCGGGCCTGCGCCCCCGTGCGGTGCTGCTCACGCACGGGCACCTCGACCACATCTGGAACGCCCGGCAGGTCGCGGACCACTACCGCATCCCCGCCTACATCCACCCGGATGACCGCCCGATGCTGTCGGATCCGGGCAAGGGTCTGTCGCTCGACCTGTCGGCCATGCTCAAGGACATGACGTTCACCGAGCCCGCCGAGGTCGTCGAGGTCTTCGACGGCGACACCCTGCGGTTCGGGTCGATGACCTTCGACGTGGATCACGCCCCCGGGCACAGCCCCGGTTCGGTGTCCTTCCGGATCACCGTGCAGACCGAGGAGGGACCGCGGATGGTGGTTCTCGGTGGCGACGTACTGTTCCAGGACGGGGTCGGTCGCACCGACCTGCCGGCGGGGGACACCGAGGTGCTCATGCAGTCGATCGCCAAGAAGTTCCTCGTCCTGGACGACGACGCGGTGGTCCTGCCCGGCCACGGCCCGTCCACCACGATCGGTCGCGAGCGCCGGTCCAACCCGTTCCTGCGCGACCTCTAG
- a CDS encoding peptidylprolyl isomerase: MSTNQERRAEARQRLREQMEAQARREKQLKIAGAAVVVVVLLGIVGVVVWNKAEQARAEEYAANWVTCEYPAETPMEKVDPAQFEDQGPEVVAEAERFNEQIDEIEETKREVEPPSGDQPRRGTAEISIATNAGDIPLELDRAEAPCNVESFVHLAEQAYFDDTECHRLTIGEEGAELSVLQCGDPTGTGLSGPGYSIVDEPPTDLPVAEDGSGMSVYPRGTVAMAKSQAPNSAGSQFFLVYEDSMLPPEYSVMGTIGESGLEVLDEIAEGGIKSDDPMSEDYQAPRRAVQIEKVTVGAQEGLPEE, from the coding sequence GTGTCCACCAACCAGGAACGCCGAGCCGAGGCGCGCCAGCGCCTGCGCGAGCAGATGGAGGCCCAGGCTCGCCGCGAGAAGCAGCTCAAGATCGCCGGCGCCGCCGTCGTCGTGGTGGTCCTGCTGGGGATCGTCGGTGTCGTGGTCTGGAACAAGGCTGAACAGGCGCGCGCCGAGGAGTACGCGGCCAACTGGGTCACCTGCGAGTACCCGGCGGAGACGCCCATGGAGAAGGTCGATCCCGCGCAGTTCGAGGACCAGGGCCCCGAGGTGGTCGCGGAGGCCGAGCGCTTCAACGAGCAGATCGACGAGATCGAGGAGACCAAGCGCGAGGTGGAGCCGCCGAGCGGCGACCAGCCCCGCCGGGGTACCGCCGAGATCAGCATCGCGACCAACGCCGGTGACATCCCGCTCGAGTTGGACCGGGCCGAGGCCCCCTGCAACGTCGAGAGCTTCGTGCATCTGGCCGAGCAGGCCTACTTCGACGACACCGAGTGCCACCGCCTGACCATCGGTGAGGAGGGCGCCGAACTCTCCGTGCTGCAGTGCGGCGATCCGACCGGTACCGGCCTCTCGGGCCCCGGCTACTCCATCGTCGACGAGCCGCCCACCGATCTCCCCGTGGCCGAGGACGGTTCCGGGATGTCGGTCTACCCGCGCGGCACGGTCGCCATGGCCAAGTCCCAGGCGCCGAACAGTGCGGGCAGCCAGTTCTTCCTCGTCTACGAGGACTCCATGCTCCCGCCCGAGTACTCGGTCATGGGCACCATCGGTGAGTCGGGGCTGGAGGTCCTGGACGAGATCGCCGAGGGCGGCATCAAGAGCGACGACCCGATGAGCGAGGACTACCAGGCGCCCAGGCGCGCGGTCCAGATCGAGAAGGTCACGGTCGGCGCCCAGGAGGGTCTGCCCGAGGAGTGA